A window from Streptomyces sp. NBC_00271 encodes these proteins:
- a CDS encoding DNA polymerase Y family protein, whose amino-acid sequence MEDFTPRVQLLEDGALLDLTGATRWWQRDARGITELVQLRVLAYFGVRSAAAVAGTPMLAAMACALTPLGRRTVIDDSPEAIAAFLRPRPVRELPGVGGKTAALLGEYGLHTVGDVADVPQHTLQRLLGARAGRALYEHARGHDTTAVDPTPAPASLSTEHRFPRDELDPAAHRRILHALADDLGARLRATDQIATGVSCTIRYADLTSTRRSRTLPEATQHTMLLARTAYTLYDSLGLQRARVRSIALRADALQPADRATRQLTLDASDDKPLAIEAVADRARARYGHQVIYPAVLAITAPPSERPGRARPPQ is encoded by the coding sequence ATGGAAGACTTCACGCCGCGCGTGCAACTGCTCGAGGACGGTGCCCTCCTCGACCTCACCGGAGCAACCCGATGGTGGCAGCGCGATGCCCGCGGCATCACCGAACTCGTCCAGCTCCGCGTGCTCGCCTACTTCGGGGTGCGCAGCGCGGCGGCCGTGGCCGGCACCCCGATGCTCGCCGCCATGGCCTGCGCCCTCACGCCGCTCGGGCGGCGCACCGTCATCGACGACTCCCCCGAGGCGATCGCGGCTTTCCTTCGGCCCCGGCCCGTGCGGGAACTTCCCGGCGTAGGCGGGAAGACCGCCGCACTGCTGGGCGAGTACGGACTGCACACCGTCGGCGACGTCGCCGACGTCCCGCAGCACACACTGCAGCGCCTCCTCGGCGCCCGCGCCGGCCGCGCCCTCTACGAGCACGCCCGCGGCCACGACACCACGGCCGTCGACCCCACCCCGGCCCCAGCGAGCCTCAGCACCGAGCACCGCTTCCCCCGGGACGAACTCGACCCGGCCGCCCACCGGCGCATCCTGCACGCCCTCGCCGACGACCTCGGCGCCCGCCTCCGCGCCACCGACCAGATCGCCACCGGCGTGTCCTGCACGATCCGCTACGCCGATCTGACGTCCACCCGCCGCAGCCGGACCCTGCCCGAAGCCACCCAGCACACCATGCTTTTGGCACGGACCGCGTACACGCTGTACGACTCCCTCGGTCTCCAGCGCGCCCGGGTCCGCAGCATCGCGCTGCGTGCCGACGCCCTTCAGCCCGCCGATCGGGCCACCCGGCAGCTCACCCTTGACGCGAGCGACGACAAACCCCTCGCGATCGAAGCTGTCGCCGATCGTGCCCGCGCCCGCTACGGGCACCAGGTGATCTACCCCGCCGTCCTCGCCATCACCGCGCCGCCCTCAGAGCGTCCTGGCAGGGCGAGGCCACCGCAGTAG